Proteins from one Archocentrus centrarchus isolate MPI-CPG fArcCen1 chromosome 8, fArcCen1, whole genome shotgun sequence genomic window:
- the LOC115784748 gene encoding somatostatin receptor type 5 — protein sequence MGDASLSGLEMTAEMWENGSLASPSPGLPLFLLMFNDSDLNETLFNSTNSTAPDAPSGPSVAGVLIPLIYIIVCIIGLGGNTLVIHIVLHYSKIESVTNIYILNLAIADELFMLGLPFLAVQNTLQSWPFGSFMCRLVMTVDSINQFTSIFCLTVMSIDRYLAVVHPIRSSKWRRPQVAKMVNGTIWALSFLVVLPVVIFANIQKAGGTCNIAWPQPANIWRAAFIIYTSTVGFFCPLLIICLCYLLIVFKIRSSGKKVHATSTKRRKSERKVTRMVVIVVAVFVFCWLPFYALNIINLLVALPPEYQGLYYFVVVLGYANSCANPIVYGFLSDNFKRGFRKALCRSTRKVENHEPMEHQQQQDEGRRALMPRESLRRAIRDEEDDDEEAVSEMTEIYRIAQNGNSSYQLQNLQPLFLEKGATPGATELPSPNTRDNAGDVKGKDAANGTALTVPLLLNGSKNGSVKTLPEENVEPSASLEISYL from the coding sequence ATGGGTGACGCGTCGCTTTCCGGCCTGGAGATGACAGCTGAGATGTGGGAGAACGGCAGCCTTGCAAGCCCCTCGCCAGGTCTCCCTCTGTTTCTGCTCATGTTCAATGACAGCGATCTGAATGAGACACTGTTCAACTCCACCAACTCCACTGCCCCTGATGCCCCCTCAGGTCCCAGCGTGGCAGGGGTCCTCATCCCACTCATTTACATAATCGTTTGTATCATCGGCCTGGGTGGCAACACTTTGGTGATTCACATTGTCCTGCACTACTCGAAGATCGAGTCAGTGACAAACATCTATATTCTCAACCTGGCAATCGCTGATGAGCTCTTCATGCTCGGCCTGCCTTTCCTGGCGGTACAGAACACTCTCCAGTCATGGCCCTTTGGCTCCTTCATGTGCCGGCTGGTCATGACTGTGGACTCCATCAACCAGTTCACCAGCATCTTCTGCCTGACTGTAATGAGCATCGATCGCTACCTTGCTGTGGTCCACCCTATTCGGTCTTCAAAGTGGCGGCGCCCCCAGGTGGCCAAAATGGTGAATGGCACCATATGGGCGCTGTCGTTCCTTGTCGTTCTGCCAGTGGTAATCTTCGCTAACATCCAGAAAGCAGGAGGCACCTGTAACATTGCTTGGCCCCAGCCGGCTAACATCTGGAGAGCTGCTTTCATCATTTATACCTCCACCGTTGGATTCTTCTGCCCACTTCTCATCATTTGCCTCTGCTACCTGCTCATCGTCTTCAAGATCCGCAGCTCGGGGAAAAAAGTCCATGCCACCTCAACCAAGCGGAGGAAGTCAGAGCGGAAAGTGACACGCATGGTTGTGATTGTTGTTGCAGTGTTTGTCTTCTGCTGGTTGCCCTTCTATGCCCTCAACATCATCAACCTGCTGGTAGCCCTGCCACCAGAATACCAGGGCCTTTACTATTTTGTCGTAGTGCTCGGTTATGCTAATAGTTGTGCCAACCCCATCGTCTATGGCTTCCTGTCAGACAACTTCAAGAGGGGTTTCCGAAAAGCCCTCTGCCGCTCCACGAGGAAGGTTGAGAACCATGAGCCCATggagcaccagcagcagcaggatgagGGCAGGAGGGCGCTCATGCCCAGAGAGAGCCTAAGACGAGCGATCAGGGACGAAGAAGATGATGACGAAGAGGCGGTTTCAGAAATGACGGAGATCTACAGAATTGCCCAGAATGGAAACAGCAGCTACCAGCTGCAGAACTTGCAGCCGTTATTCTTAGAGAAAGGAGCGACACCTGGAGCCACGGAGCTGCCGTCCCCAAACACGAGGGACAACGCTGGGGACGTGAAAGGGAAAGATGCCGCCAACGGCACCGCACTGACTGTCCCGCTGCTTCTCAATGGATCCAAGAATGGGAGCGTTAAAACACTACCAGAGGAAAACGTGGAACCGAGCGCCTCATTGGAGATAAGTTATCTATAG